The Nitrospirota bacterium DNA window GGTTCAGGCGCTTCAGAAAGATCCGGCCCGGCTTGAAGCATGGCGAAAAGAGATCGACCATCTGGTTAGCCGGTATCTGCGCGACAATATTGTCCGTCAGGAGTACCTTCTGACCCGCGCTGTCAAAATATAATCCGGAGGAGCAACAATACCTAGCACATTAATCATGGACATGAAGAAGGAATTTCGACCAATACGAAATTTTATTGACTGTTCGACGTTGCCAGGGTAAAGTCAAATCGGTTTTCTTTATAAAGGAGATTCAATGGCGCATCAAGTGGTTTGGGTAGATATTCCAGCAACAAATATTGACCGGGCAATCCGTTTTTATTCTATTATATTAAATGGAAAAATAGAAAAGCAGGAATTTCCCGGTATGTCGATAGGCACTTTTCCTATGGGCCCTAACGAAGTGTCCGGTTGCGTTTTTCAGAAGGAAGGGGACAGGCCCTCATCCTCCGATCAGGGTCCATTAGTTTACCTCAATGTAAATGGTCGGTTGGATGAAGTTCTGAAAAAGGTTGTCCCTAATGGCGGAAAAATTCTTCAACCCAGGCAGGATATCAGCCCTTACGGTTTCCGGGCGATTATTCTGGATAGCGAAGGGAACCGGATCGCTCTTCATTCCATGTAAGGGAAACCCGTCGCCTTGCTGAATGCTTCACCGCGTGCAACACTCGCACAGGCGTCTCTGGCGGAAACCCTCAGGGTGATGTCGGCACACATTGTTCCCGAGGCATCAATTACCGTTCCGCTCCTCGGTCGGAACCTCGATGCGGATGGCCCCGGACTATTTTATTTCCAATCTTCACAATTCGAGTTCATTTTCTAATCATCCTATCGAGAAGTTTCTCTATAAATCTTGGCGCAATACGACTCATCCAGTAAACCAGACTTGCCTTTCCAACCCTAACTTCGTCCCCGTGTCCAACGATAGCGCTTAAGACTGCTTTTGCAACATCTTCAGGTGATAACTTCGCCGTCTTTAAATCCTGTGTAAAATCTGTTGCGACAAAGGATGGCAATACTTCGATAAATCGAAGGTCTTTAAGTTTTAAATTCCTCCGAATAGCTCGAAGATAGACATGTAGCGCGCTCTTTGAGGCCGAATAGGACGCCCATCTCCACGCGTTAGAGTAAGCCATCGCTGACCCAAGAAAAACAACTTTGGGGGCCAAGCTTTTC harbors:
- a CDS encoding VOC family protein → MAHQVVWVDIPATNIDRAIRFYSIILNGKIEKQEFPGMSIGTFPMGPNEVSGCVFQKEGDRPSSSDQGPLVYLNVNGRLDEVLKKVVPNGGKILQPRQDISPYGFRAIILDSEGNRIALHSM